The following coding sequences lie in one Pan paniscus chromosome X, NHGRI_mPanPan1-v2.0_pri, whole genome shotgun sequence genomic window:
- the SLITRK4 gene encoding SLIT and NTRK-like protein 4 isoform X1: MPLRTGKDPGVLGIAARRPPPPPYPKRPGRRGKLYRSRVAPAVGPLGWVGLYFCTPLAATFRRRGSEARGSGPRVGRRLLALGKTRNTRGRADYFSLFRSIQLFADCKKMFLWLFLILSALISSTNADSDISVEICNVCSCVSVENVLYVNCEKVSVYRPNQLKPPWSNFYHLNFQNNFLNILYPNTFLNFSHAVSLHLGNNKLQNIEGGAFLGLSALKQLHLNNNELKILRADTFLGIENLEYLQADYNLIKYIERGAFNKLHKLKVLILNDNLISFLPDNIFRFASLTHLDIRGNRIQKLPYIGVLEHIGRVVELQLEDNPWNCSCDLLPLKAWLENMPYNIYIGEAICETPSDLYGRLLKETNKQELCPMGTGSDFDVRILPPSQLENGYTTPNGHTTQTSLHRLVTKPPKTTNPSKISGIVAGKALSNRNLSQIVSYQTRVPPLTPCPAPCFCKTHPSDLGLSVNCQEKNIQSMSELIPKPLNAKKLHVNGNSIKDVDVSDFTDFEGLDLLHLGSNQITVIKGDVFHNLTNLRRLYLNGNQIERLYPEIFSGLHNLQYLYLEYNLIKEISAGTFDSMPNLQLLYLNNNLLKSLPVYIFSGAPLARLNLRNNKFMYLPVSGVLDQLQSLTQIDLEGNPWDCTCDLVALKLWVEKLSDGIVVKELKCETPVQFANIELKSLKNEILCPKLLNKPSAPFTSPAPAITFTTPLGPIRSPPGGPVPLSILILSILVVLILTVFVAFCLLVFVLRRNKKPTVKHEGLGNPDCGSMQLQLRKHDHKTNKKDGLSTEAFIPQTIEQMSKSHTCGLKESETGFMFSDPPGQKVVMRNVADKEKDLLHVDTRKRLSTIDELDELFPSRDSNVFIQNFLESKKEYNSIGVSGFEIRYPEKQPDKKNKKSLIGGNHSKIVVEQRKSEYFELKAKLQSSPDYLQVLEEQTALNKI, encoded by the coding sequence attatttCTCTTTATTCAGAAGCATACAGTTGTTTGCTGATTGCAAGAAGATGTTTCTTTGGCTGTTTCTGATTTTGTCAGCCCTGATTTCTTCGACAAATGCAGATTCTGACATATCGGTGGAAATTTGCAATGTGTGTTCCTGCGTGTCAGTTGAGAATGTGCTCTATGTCAACTGTGAGAAGGTTTCAGTCTACAGACCAAATCAGCTGAAACCACCTTGGTCTAATTTTTATCACCtcaatttccaaaataattttttaaatattctgtatcCAAATACGTTCTTGAATTTTTCACATGCAGTCTCCCTGCATCTGGGGAATAATAAACTGCAGAACATTGAGGGAGGAGCCTTTCTTGGGCTCAGTGCATTAAAGCAGTTGCACTTGAACAACAATGAATTAAAGATTCTCCGAGCTGACACTTTCCTTGGCATAGAGAACTTGGAGTATCTCCAGGCTGACTACAATTTAATCAAGTATATTGAACGAGGAGCCTTCAATAAGCTCCACAAACTGAAAGTTCTCATTCTTAATGACAATCTGATTTCATTCCTTCCTGATAATATTTTCCGATTCGCATCTTTGACCCATCTGGATATACGAGGGAACAGAATCCAGAAGCTCCCTTATATCGGGGTTCTGGAACACATTGGCCGTGTCGTTGAATTGCAACTGGAAGATAACCCTTGGAACTGTAGCTGTGATTTATTGCCCTTAAAAGCTTGGCTGGAGAACATGCCATATAACATTTACATAggagaagctatctgtgaaactcccAGTGACTTATATGGAAGGCTtttaaaagaaaccaacaaacaaGAACTATGTCCCATGGGCACCGGCAGTGATTTTGATGTGCGCATCCTGCCTCCATCTCAGCTGGAAAATGGCTACACCACTCCCAATGGTCACACTACCCaaacatctttacacagattagTAACTAAACCACCAAAAACAACAAATCCTTCCAAGATCTCTGGAATCGTTGCAGGCAAAGCCCTCTCCAACCGCAATCTCAGTCAGATTGTGTCTTACCAAACAAGGGTGCCTCCTCTAACACCTTGCCCGGCACCTTGCTTCTGCAAAACACACCCTTCAGATTTGGGACTAAGTGTGAACTGCCAAGAGAAAAATATACAGTCTATGTCTGAACTGATACCGAAACCTTTAAATGCGAAGAAGCTGCACGTCAATGGCAATAGCATCAAGGATGTGGACGTATCAGACTTCACTGACTTTGAAGGACTGGATTTGCTTCATTTAGGCAGCAATCAAATTACAGTGATTAAGGGAGACGTATTTCACAATCTCACTAATTTACGCAGGCTATATCTCAATGGCAATCAAATTGAAAGACTCTATCCTGAAATATTTTCAGGTCTTCATAACCTGCAGTATCTGTATTTGGAATACAATTTGATTAAGGAAATCTCAGCAGGCACCTTTGACTCCATGCCAAACTTGCAGTTACTGTACTTAAACAATAATCTCCTAAAGAGCCTGCCTGTTTACATCTTTTCCGGAGCACCCTTAGCTAGACTGAACCTGAGGAACAACAAATTCATGTACCTGCCTGTCAGTGGGGTCCTTGATCAGTTGCAATCTCTTACACAGATTGACTTGGAGGGCAACCCATGGGACTGTACTTGTGACTTGGTGGCATTAAAGCTGTGGGTGGAGAAGTTGAGCGACGGGATTGTTGTGAAAGAACTGAAATGTGAGACGCCTGTTCAGTTTGCCAACATTGAACTGAAGTCCCTCAAAAATGAAATCTTATGTCCCAAACTTTTAAATAAGCCGTCTGCACCATTCACAAGCCCTGCACCTGCCATTACATTCACCACTCCTTTGGGTCCCATTCGAAGTCCTCCTGGTGGGCCAGTGCCTCTGTCTATTTTAATCTTAAGTATCTTAGTGGTCCTCATTTTAACGGTGTTTGTTGCTTTTTGCCTTCTTGTTTTTGTCCTGCGACGCAACAAGAAACCCACAGTGAAGCACGAAGGCCTGGGGAATCCTGACTGTGGCTCCATGCAGCTGCAGCTAAGGAAGCATGACCACAAAACCAATAAAAAAGATGGACTGAGCACAGAAGCTTTCATTCCACAAACTATAGAACAGATGAGCAAGAGCCACACTTGTGGCTTGAAAGAGTCAGAAACTGGGTTCATGTTTTCAGATCCTCCAGGACAGAAAGTTGTTATGAGAAATGTGGCCGACAAGGAGAAAGATTTATTACATGTAGATACCAGGAAGAGACTGAGCACAATTGATGAGCTGGATGAATTATTCCCTAGCAGGGATTCCAATGTGTTTATTCAGAATTTTCTTGAAAGCAAAAAGGAGTATAATAGCATAGGTGTCAGTGGCTTTGAGATCCGCTATCCAGAAAAACAACcagacaaaaaaaataagaagtcaCTGATAGGTGGCAACCACAGTAAAATTGTTGTGGAACAAAGGAAGAGTGAGTATTTTGAACTGAAGGCGAAACTGCAGAGTTCCCCTGACTACCTACAGGTCCTTGAGGAGCAAACAGCTTTGAACAAGATCTAG
- the SLITRK4 gene encoding SLIT and NTRK-like protein 4 isoform X2 → MFLWLFLILSALISSTNADSDISVEICNVCSCVSVENVLYVNCEKVSVYRPNQLKPPWSNFYHLNFQNNFLNILYPNTFLNFSHAVSLHLGNNKLQNIEGGAFLGLSALKQLHLNNNELKILRADTFLGIENLEYLQADYNLIKYIERGAFNKLHKLKVLILNDNLISFLPDNIFRFASLTHLDIRGNRIQKLPYIGVLEHIGRVVELQLEDNPWNCSCDLLPLKAWLENMPYNIYIGEAICETPSDLYGRLLKETNKQELCPMGTGSDFDVRILPPSQLENGYTTPNGHTTQTSLHRLVTKPPKTTNPSKISGIVAGKALSNRNLSQIVSYQTRVPPLTPCPAPCFCKTHPSDLGLSVNCQEKNIQSMSELIPKPLNAKKLHVNGNSIKDVDVSDFTDFEGLDLLHLGSNQITVIKGDVFHNLTNLRRLYLNGNQIERLYPEIFSGLHNLQYLYLEYNLIKEISAGTFDSMPNLQLLYLNNNLLKSLPVYIFSGAPLARLNLRNNKFMYLPVSGVLDQLQSLTQIDLEGNPWDCTCDLVALKLWVEKLSDGIVVKELKCETPVQFANIELKSLKNEILCPKLLNKPSAPFTSPAPAITFTTPLGPIRSPPGGPVPLSILILSILVVLILTVFVAFCLLVFVLRRNKKPTVKHEGLGNPDCGSMQLQLRKHDHKTNKKDGLSTEAFIPQTIEQMSKSHTCGLKESETGFMFSDPPGQKVVMRNVADKEKDLLHVDTRKRLSTIDELDELFPSRDSNVFIQNFLESKKEYNSIGVSGFEIRYPEKQPDKKNKKSLIGGNHSKIVVEQRKSEYFELKAKLQSSPDYLQVLEEQTALNKI, encoded by the coding sequence ATGTTTCTTTGGCTGTTTCTGATTTTGTCAGCCCTGATTTCTTCGACAAATGCAGATTCTGACATATCGGTGGAAATTTGCAATGTGTGTTCCTGCGTGTCAGTTGAGAATGTGCTCTATGTCAACTGTGAGAAGGTTTCAGTCTACAGACCAAATCAGCTGAAACCACCTTGGTCTAATTTTTATCACCtcaatttccaaaataattttttaaatattctgtatcCAAATACGTTCTTGAATTTTTCACATGCAGTCTCCCTGCATCTGGGGAATAATAAACTGCAGAACATTGAGGGAGGAGCCTTTCTTGGGCTCAGTGCATTAAAGCAGTTGCACTTGAACAACAATGAATTAAAGATTCTCCGAGCTGACACTTTCCTTGGCATAGAGAACTTGGAGTATCTCCAGGCTGACTACAATTTAATCAAGTATATTGAACGAGGAGCCTTCAATAAGCTCCACAAACTGAAAGTTCTCATTCTTAATGACAATCTGATTTCATTCCTTCCTGATAATATTTTCCGATTCGCATCTTTGACCCATCTGGATATACGAGGGAACAGAATCCAGAAGCTCCCTTATATCGGGGTTCTGGAACACATTGGCCGTGTCGTTGAATTGCAACTGGAAGATAACCCTTGGAACTGTAGCTGTGATTTATTGCCCTTAAAAGCTTGGCTGGAGAACATGCCATATAACATTTACATAggagaagctatctgtgaaactcccAGTGACTTATATGGAAGGCTtttaaaagaaaccaacaaacaaGAACTATGTCCCATGGGCACCGGCAGTGATTTTGATGTGCGCATCCTGCCTCCATCTCAGCTGGAAAATGGCTACACCACTCCCAATGGTCACACTACCCaaacatctttacacagattagTAACTAAACCACCAAAAACAACAAATCCTTCCAAGATCTCTGGAATCGTTGCAGGCAAAGCCCTCTCCAACCGCAATCTCAGTCAGATTGTGTCTTACCAAACAAGGGTGCCTCCTCTAACACCTTGCCCGGCACCTTGCTTCTGCAAAACACACCCTTCAGATTTGGGACTAAGTGTGAACTGCCAAGAGAAAAATATACAGTCTATGTCTGAACTGATACCGAAACCTTTAAATGCGAAGAAGCTGCACGTCAATGGCAATAGCATCAAGGATGTGGACGTATCAGACTTCACTGACTTTGAAGGACTGGATTTGCTTCATTTAGGCAGCAATCAAATTACAGTGATTAAGGGAGACGTATTTCACAATCTCACTAATTTACGCAGGCTATATCTCAATGGCAATCAAATTGAAAGACTCTATCCTGAAATATTTTCAGGTCTTCATAACCTGCAGTATCTGTATTTGGAATACAATTTGATTAAGGAAATCTCAGCAGGCACCTTTGACTCCATGCCAAACTTGCAGTTACTGTACTTAAACAATAATCTCCTAAAGAGCCTGCCTGTTTACATCTTTTCCGGAGCACCCTTAGCTAGACTGAACCTGAGGAACAACAAATTCATGTACCTGCCTGTCAGTGGGGTCCTTGATCAGTTGCAATCTCTTACACAGATTGACTTGGAGGGCAACCCATGGGACTGTACTTGTGACTTGGTGGCATTAAAGCTGTGGGTGGAGAAGTTGAGCGACGGGATTGTTGTGAAAGAACTGAAATGTGAGACGCCTGTTCAGTTTGCCAACATTGAACTGAAGTCCCTCAAAAATGAAATCTTATGTCCCAAACTTTTAAATAAGCCGTCTGCACCATTCACAAGCCCTGCACCTGCCATTACATTCACCACTCCTTTGGGTCCCATTCGAAGTCCTCCTGGTGGGCCAGTGCCTCTGTCTATTTTAATCTTAAGTATCTTAGTGGTCCTCATTTTAACGGTGTTTGTTGCTTTTTGCCTTCTTGTTTTTGTCCTGCGACGCAACAAGAAACCCACAGTGAAGCACGAAGGCCTGGGGAATCCTGACTGTGGCTCCATGCAGCTGCAGCTAAGGAAGCATGACCACAAAACCAATAAAAAAGATGGACTGAGCACAGAAGCTTTCATTCCACAAACTATAGAACAGATGAGCAAGAGCCACACTTGTGGCTTGAAAGAGTCAGAAACTGGGTTCATGTTTTCAGATCCTCCAGGACAGAAAGTTGTTATGAGAAATGTGGCCGACAAGGAGAAAGATTTATTACATGTAGATACCAGGAAGAGACTGAGCACAATTGATGAGCTGGATGAATTATTCCCTAGCAGGGATTCCAATGTGTTTATTCAGAATTTTCTTGAAAGCAAAAAGGAGTATAATAGCATAGGTGTCAGTGGCTTTGAGATCCGCTATCCAGAAAAACAACcagacaaaaaaaataagaagtcaCTGATAGGTGGCAACCACAGTAAAATTGTTGTGGAACAAAGGAAGAGTGAGTATTTTGAACTGAAGGCGAAACTGCAGAGTTCCCCTGACTACCTACAGGTCCTTGAGGAGCAAACAGCTTTGAACAAGATCTAG